ACGACGAGCAGTGTCCCCTCCGGCGCGACGAACCCCGCGATGGACGCGATCGCGCGCGCCCGCAGGGCGCCGGTCAGTACCTGCACGGTGAACGCTTCCAGGACGAAGTCGAAGGCGTGGCGCCAGGCCGCCGGCGGAGTGAGCACATCGGCGACGGTGTACTGCACCGGCGAGGACGGAAACCGCCGGCGGCACCAGTCGATCGCACTAGGCGCGATGTCGAAGGCGACGACCTCGAAGCCCAGCCGGGCCAGCTGCTCCGCGTCGTCGCCCACCCCACAGCCGACGACGAGGGCCTTCTGGCCGGCCCCCGTCAGCCCTTCCCGTCGGATCCACTCGAGCACGCTGCGATTCGCTCGGAGGTCGACCCACGGAATCGCGCCGGGGTTCCCCTCGGCCGTCGCGTACACCCGCTCGAACCAGCCGGTTCCGTCGCCGCGCTGCAAGGACTCCTGGGCGACCCCGCGGACCCGGCGCCGCGCGTGCTCGAGCACCTCGTCCGCGGTCGTCCGGATCTGCTTCGCGTGTTCCTCGGCGTGCTCCGCGACTCGGGCCGCGAGGAACCGGATGCTCATCTCCCCGAGCTCCGGATGACGGCCGGTCCGGTGCCATGCGTCGTCGGGCAGCTCGCTGAGGAGGGCGGCGAGCTGCTGATGCTCGGCCATGACCATGCTGACCAGGTGGTCGGCGGCTGGCCGGCGCTCCAGAGTGGCTCGGCGGTGCATCGCCTCATCATAATCGGCAAAGACGGGCGCCTCTTCGTACACCAGACGGCGGATCCGCAAGCCGTGCACCATCACCACGACGTTGCGGAGGTGGACGAGCGTCTCGAGCACCGACCAGTCGCCCGGGCGAGGAGACACCTCGAGCTTGCCCGGCGTCACCCGCGCGACTGCCTGCCGCACCGCGTCGCCAGAGGCTCGGATCCGGTCGATCAATGCCTGCGTCTCGGCCCCCCTAGCCATCGCGTCTCCCTGGGCGACGCCCGTCAGTAGATGATCATGCTCCGGTTCAGCGCTTCTCGGGCGAGAAGAACGGCTCGGTCCCTGCCTCGTGGTCGGTGCCGTCGCCTCCTTCGCGTGCGTCGGGATTCCTACGCGCCGGCGCCGCGCCGGAGTGTCTCCGTCATCCGCACCGCGACCACCAGTCCCGACAACAACGTCAGGGCGGCGACCATGTGAATCGCCGCCGCCATGCCGAGCCAGTCCGCCACGAGGCCCGCCAGGAGAGCCCCGACCGCGTAGCCGAGGTCACGCCAGAAACGATAGACCCCGAGGCCCGTCGCGCGCCACCGCGGATGGGCGACGTCGCCGATGACGGCGAGGAGTGTGGGATATACCATCGCCGTGCCGATCCCCTGGAGGACCGCCCCGGCCAGCCAGGCCGGATACCCGGACCCCAGCACCGTCAGCCAGATGCCGCCTGCCTGCACGAGCATCCCGGCCACGATCAGGCGCTTGCGCCCGATCCGATCGCTGAGCGGCCCGGTGAGCAGCTGTAATACACCCCACACGCCCGGGTAGACGGCCTTGATCACGCCGATCGCCGCGACGCCGAGTCCGAAGCTCCCGAAGTAGAGGGGGTAGATCCCCCAGGCCATGCCGTCATTCAGGTTGTTCACGAGTCCCGCCTGGCAGGCCGCCGAGAGGCTGCGGTTCCGTGCGGTCGTCAGGCCGAAGACCCGTGGCCACGAGGGCGCGTCGGCGCCCGCCGGCCCCTCCGCGCGCTGGGCGATCTCCAGCTCGACGTGCCCCCGCGTCTCGCGGACGAAGAAGAGGGACAGGCCGAGCCCCAGGATCGCGACGACGCCACCATAGTAGAACGGCTCGGGGCGCAGCGAGTAGAGGCTGGCCAGGTACCCGGTGAGCCAGGCCGAGAGGCCGACCGAGAGGTACCCGGCGAATTCGTTCAGCCCGAGGGCGAGGCCCCGGCGCCGGGGCCCGACGAGGTCGACCTTCATGATCACCGTCATGGACCAGGCCAGGGCCTGATTCGCGCCGAGCAGGACGTTGGCCAGGTCGATCCACGCCCAGCTCGGCGCCCACATGATCAGGAAGGGGACCGGCACGCCGAAGAGCCACCCGAGGACCAGAATCGGCTTCCGTCCGACCCGGTCCGCGAGGCGGGCGGCGGCGAGGTTCAGGATCGCCTTGGTGACGCCGAAGCTCACGATGAACGAGACGATGGCGGTCTTCGAGGCCAGGCCGAATTCGCGCTCGCCGATCAGCGGAACGACCGTCCGCTCGAGCCCGACCATCGCCCCGACGAAGGCGTTGATCAGGACGAGGAGCGCGAACTGGCCGAGGTTCGCCCGGAGGCCGAGGGTCAGCGGCCGCCGGGCGGTCTCCGGACCCGTCGGCGCGGCGCCGATCACGCCACGCCGAGGTTCTCGCGCCGGTTGGTCGCGAAGACCGGCGGCTGCGGGGGCAAGCCCTCGAGGGCGAAGCGAACGAAGGCGTCGCGGTCGGCGATGGCGAGTGCGGGGTTGAACCGCCGCTCGAACCCGATGGTCGACATCGGCTTGCCGCTCAGCCCCTTGCCGCACGCCGCCCCGCTGAAGTGCGCAGGGTAGACCTCGACGTGGTCCGGGAGCGCGAGCAGCCGCTGCACGCTCTCGAAGAGCTGCCCGGCCAGCCGGCCCTCGGTCCCCTCGCCGCTCAGGTCCGGCCGGCCCACCGCGCCGGAGAAGAGCGTGTCCCCCGTCAGGACGAACCAGGGCGCGTCGCCCCGCGTCCGGTCGGTCACCAGCAGGGAGACGCCCTCGGGCGTGTGGCCGGGCGTGTGCCAGACTGTGAGGACGACGTTCCCGAGAGCCAGCGACTGGCCGTCCCGCAGCGGCTCGAACGGATAGGCCGCGGGCGCGGACTCGTGCAGGCACACGACCGCCCCGGTCGCCTCGGCCAGTCGCCGGGCCCCCGACACGTGGTCGGCCTGGACGTGGGTCTCGATGACGTGGCTGATGCGAAGCCGCTTCTGCGCCGCGGCCTCCAGGTACGGCCCGATCTCCGGCTGTGGATCCACCACAGCGCCGAGGCCGGCGCCCCCTCAGCCGAGCAGGTAGGCCGCGCAGCCGCTCTCGGGGCGCAAGAACTGACGAAAGATCATGACGCTTCCTCCTTTTCCAACCCGGATGGTTGCCAGGCTAGGGGCGACCGTGATAGAAGTCCAATTCGATGATCCGAACGGATCGATTCGCTCAGCTTATCGGTGGAGCCGTCCGGTGACCCTCCGCCAGCTCGAAAGCTTCCTCGCGGTCCTGGAGCTGCGGAGCTTCCGCCGGGCCGCGGAGCGGATCGGGCTCAGTCAGCCCGCCCTCTCCCACCAGGTGCGCGACCTCGAGCAGGAGCTCGGGAGCCCGGTCTTCGAGCGCCTCGGACGAACCATCGCGGTCACCGAGGCCGGGTGGGTCCTGGAGCCCTACGCGCGGCGGATGTTCGCCGCCCTTCAGGGGGCGCACGAGGCGGTCGGGGAGCTCCGCGGGCTCCGGCGCGGCGCCGTGCTGCTCGGCGCCAGCAGCACGCCGGGCATCTATCTCCTGCCCCGAGTGCTGGGACGCTTCAAGGCGCAATACCCCGGGATCGAGTTGGCGCTGCGGATCGGGAACACGCGCGAGATCGAGGAGCGGGTTCGCGCCAGCGAAGTCGATCTCGGCATCGTCGGGGGGC
This genomic stretch from Candidatus Methylomirabilota bacterium harbors:
- a CDS encoding DinB family protein; protein product: MARGAETQALIDRIRASGDAVRQAVARVTPGKLEVSPRPGDWSVLETLVHLRNVVVMVHGLRIRRLVYEEAPVFADYDEAMHRRATLERRPAADHLVSMVMAEHQQLAALLSELPDDAWHRTGRHPELGEMSIRFLAARVAEHAEEHAKQIRTTADEVLEHARRRVRGVAQESLQRGDGTGWFERVYATAEGNPGAIPWVDLRANRSVLEWIRREGLTGAGQKALVVGCGVGDDAEQLARLGFEVVAFDIAPSAIDWCRRRFPSSPVQYTVADVLTPPAAWRHAFDFVLEAFTVQVLTGALRARAIASIAGFVAPEGTLLVVAGGREPEDDPGSMPWPLTRNELGGFEQAGLRAVHVEDYLDHQADPPVRRFRVRYQRPGE
- a CDS encoding MFS transporter gives rise to the protein MIGAAPTGPETARRPLTLGLRANLGQFALLVLINAFVGAMVGLERTVVPLIGEREFGLASKTAIVSFIVSFGVTKAILNLAAARLADRVGRKPILVLGWLFGVPVPFLIMWAPSWAWIDLANVLLGANQALAWSMTVIMKVDLVGPRRRGLALGLNEFAGYLSVGLSAWLTGYLASLYSLRPEPFYYGGVVAILGLGLSLFFVRETRGHVELEIAQRAEGPAGADAPSWPRVFGLTTARNRSLSAACQAGLVNNLNDGMAWGIYPLYFGSFGLGVAAIGVIKAVYPGVWGVLQLLTGPLSDRIGRKRLIVAGMLVQAGGIWLTVLGSGYPAWLAGAVLQGIGTAMVYPTLLAVIGDVAHPRWRATGLGVYRFWRDLGYAVGALLAGLVADWLGMAAAIHMVAALTLLSGLVVAVRMTETLRRGAGA
- a CDS encoding MBL fold metallo-hydrolase, translating into MVDPQPEIGPYLEAAAQKRLRISHVIETHVQADHVSGARRLAEATGAVVCLHESAPAAYPFEPLRDGQSLALGNVVLTVWHTPGHTPEGVSLLVTDRTRGDAPWFVLTGDTLFSGAVGRPDLSGEGTEGRLAGQLFESVQRLLALPDHVEVYPAHFSGAACGKGLSGKPMSTIGFERRFNPALAIADRDAFVRFALEGLPPQPPVFATNRRENLGVA